The stretch of DNA TTCGCCCAGCGAGATATCGCACCAGCAATGCCGCATCGTCCGGGGAAAGGTCGGCGCCCCAATGCACCATCTTCTCCACCGTGACCGTCCAGCGATCCTGCGGCAACCGTTGCTGAGCGATCAGGTCGGTGGTATGGCACACCGCGCAGCGGGCGAGGATCAACGTGGCCGCTTGGCGTGCCAGGGCAGGGTCGACGGTAGCGCGCTCCTCTTCCTGGGCAGGTGCGACGGCAAACGCGCCAAGCATAACCAGCAGCACAATGAGTGCAGAGAACGCAAAGCCGGAGGACGTTGGTACCAGTCTCATGCCGCCACCGTGACGGTCAAGCGATCCCACCCATTCCAGAGAAATCCGCCCGGATTCCACGGACTCGTCACCGGTTGCTCCTCTCCTTGCGCATCCCTGGCGCGGCAGAGAATGGCGGTAGGCCCCAGGGCGCGAGCCTGCCACACGAATTGCCATTGCCGCCAGGCGTAGGGCTGCTCCTCTCCCAGCAGGCGTGCCGTCTCCCAGGTACGGCCGTCGTCGCAGGACACCTCGACGTTGGCCACCGCCGCCTCACCGGCCCATGCGACTCCCCGGATCGTCACCGGACCGGGCCTCACCGTCTCGCCCTCCGCCGGTGCGGCGATGAGCGATTTCACGAGCATTCGTTCCACGGGCACCATCGCACTTCCCGGCAGCCCGGATGACAGCCGAACGGCCGTTTCCGGAATGCGATAGGCTTGCTGCATGTAATAACCAGGCGTTTCATCCGCTCGAACCGTAATCTCGGTCAGCCACTTCATGCAGGATTCCGCCATCCAACCGGGAGTGATCACTCGCAACGGCGCACCATGCAGCAACGGCAGCGGCCGCCCATTCATTTCATACGCCAAGAGCGTGTCGGGATGAAGCGCCTTGGCCAGGGGAATACTTCGTGTAAACAGCGGCACCGTGGCCAGCACCGGTCGATCCGCCCCTTGCAACTGCACGTGCAGTCCTTGAAGTTTCACTCCGGCTCGCTGCAACACATCACGCAGACGTACCCCGGTCCATTGTGCGTTGCCGACCGCGCCGCGTTCCCACTGGACTCCCGGCACTTTGGGACGATGGTGTGCACGCCCGTTCCCGCTGCATTGGAGCACGGCCGTCAGGGTGGCGGCTTCAAATTGCTGGAGGTCTTTCAGGCTGAGCGTCAGCTCTTCTTTGACCAGTCCTTTGACCGTCAGTCGCCAGGCGTCGGGCTGTATCGACTCGGCGGAAGGAGGGCCGAAATGACTGCGCACAAAAAACCGTTCGTTCGGTGTCAACCAGGAGGCAAATTCCCGGACAGGCGTTTCCGCATCGAAGGGCCGCGTGACCCGCACCGTGAGGGGACCGGACGCCTCGCCCGACCCGACTTCAACCGCCTGGCCCTTACCACCCAGAACCAACGCAGCCCCAGCCCCTTGCAATAATGTGCGTAACAACGCGCGACGGGAAAGCTTCATAGGTAACCCTTACGTCGACGTCTCCACATGACTGTGTGGGTTCAGGTCAATGGCGATATTGATCGGCAGGGCGAGGGATTGATGCACGGTGCAGCCGTGCGCCACCTTCAGCAGCCGGTCTCTCAGCTCCGGTGTCACTCGATGGGGCAGGCGAATAGCCAGCATGATCTGCCCGACTCGATGCGGCGATTCCGCCATCGCCCATTCGGCCTCCACCTTCAGCCCTTCGCGTGAAATATCGTGCCGCGCACAGAACTGGCCGACAAAATACCCGACGCAACTGGCGACGGAGCCGACAAACAATTCCACGGGACTCATCCCGGCATCGCCTCCCCCATCCTCAACCGGCTGATCCGTCACAATCCTGTGCCGGTCGCTGAGGATGTCATAGCGCGTGCCCCCCTGGTACGCCACGCTCAGTTTCATCTCGT from Nitrospira sp. encodes:
- a CDS encoding OsmC family protein, whose product is MKLSVAYQGGTRYDILSDRHRIVTDQPVEDGGGDAGMSPVELFVGSVASCVGYFVGQFCARHDISREGLKVEAEWAMAESPHRVGQIMLAIRLPHRVTPELRDRLLKVAHGCTVHQSLALPINIAIDLNPHSHVETST
- a CDS encoding sulfite oxidase, encoding MKLSRRALLRTLLQGAGAALVLGGKGQAVEVGSGEASGPLTVRVTRPFDAETPVREFASWLTPNERFFVRSHFGPPSAESIQPDAWRLTVKGLVKEELTLSLKDLQQFEAATLTAVLQCSGNGRAHHRPKVPGVQWERGAVGNAQWTGVRLRDVLQRAGVKLQGLHVQLQGADRPVLATVPLFTRSIPLAKALHPDTLLAYEMNGRPLPLLHGAPLRVITPGWMAESCMKWLTEITVRADETPGYYMQQAYRIPETAVRLSSGLPGSAMVPVERMLVKSLIAAPAEGETVRPGPVTIRGVAWAGEAAVANVEVSCDDGRTWETARLLGEEQPYAWRQWQFVWQARALGPTAILCRARDAQGEEQPVTSPWNPGGFLWNGWDRLTVTVAA